In Janibacter cremeus, a genomic segment contains:
- the topA gene encoding type I DNA topoisomerase — protein sequence MASKLVIVESPAKAKTIAGYLGGDFVVEASVGHIRDIPTPSEMPAEMKKGPFGRFGVNIEEGFEPYYVVDPDKKKKVTELKRLLKEADTLYLATDEDREGEAIAWHLLETLKPKVPVKRMVFHEITKEAIQRAVEDTRELDLHLVDAQESRRILDRLYGYEVSPVLWRKVKAGLSAGRVQSVATRIVVERERERMAFRVASYWDVEGKFSAGTAPFAARLSSLDGTKVAAGRDFDDTGALKGKARHLDERAATAVAEATIAATATVSSVAEKPYTRRPYAPFTTSTLQQEAGRKLGLGSRDAMRVAQRLYENGYITYMRTDSTNLSGAAVSAARGQARDMYGADFVPESPRMYGKKAKNAQEAHEAIRPAGDRFRTPAQVAGELRGDEFRLYELIWKRTIASQMADAKGSTATIKVSADLGGCEVAKTAEYSASGTVITFKGFLAAYEEGTDEPETKGAKGGEARLPKVAEGANLDVVDATASGHETSPPARYTEASLVKIMEEKGIGRPSTYASTISTIQDRGYVRKKGSALVPTWLAFAVTRLMEVHFTRLVDYDFTASMEEDLDEIASGSAQRAAWLQRFYYGDASGTEGLASLVSDLGDIDARAISTIDIGDGVVVRVGRYGPYVEETIPTGVDPKTGEVSEDTAVEKKPKRATINDDVAPDEMTPAMARELLAQAADDGRVLGQDPETGRDIIVKTGRYGPFVTEVLEESEATPKKGKAKVKPRTASLFKTMDPATVELPTALELLSLPRVVGTVTETKTAEDGTETRVEVDVTAQNGRYGPYLKKGTDSRSMETEEQIFTITLEEAQALYAQPKRRGRAAKPPLKEFDEDPASGKKVIVKDGRFGPYVTDGETNATLRREDDPETITQERAFELLADKRAKGPSTRKKSAKKSTKKTAKKSTAKKTTAKKTATKKAAAKKS from the coding sequence ATGGCCAGCAAGCTCGTCATCGTCGAGTCGCCAGCCAAGGCCAAGACGATCGCGGGGTACCTCGGCGGTGACTTCGTCGTCGAGGCATCGGTGGGGCACATCCGCGACATCCCGACCCCGTCGGAGATGCCCGCGGAGATGAAGAAGGGGCCCTTCGGTCGCTTCGGGGTCAACATCGAGGAGGGCTTTGAGCCCTACTACGTCGTCGACCCCGACAAGAAGAAGAAGGTCACCGAGCTCAAGCGCCTGCTCAAGGAGGCCGACACCCTCTACCTCGCCACGGATGAGGACCGCGAGGGCGAGGCGATCGCCTGGCACCTCCTGGAGACCCTCAAGCCCAAGGTCCCGGTCAAGCGGATGGTCTTCCACGAGATCACCAAGGAAGCGATCCAGCGGGCCGTCGAGGACACCCGTGAGCTCGACCTGCACCTCGTCGACGCGCAGGAGTCGCGCCGGATCCTCGACCGCCTCTACGGCTACGAGGTCTCTCCGGTCCTGTGGCGCAAGGTCAAGGCGGGCCTGTCCGCCGGCCGCGTCCAGTCCGTCGCCACCCGCATCGTCGTCGAGCGCGAGCGTGAGCGGATGGCCTTCAGGGTCGCCTCCTACTGGGACGTCGAGGGGAAGTTCTCTGCCGGCACCGCTCCCTTCGCCGCCCGGCTGTCGTCGCTGGACGGGACGAAGGTCGCCGCCGGCCGCGACTTCGACGACACCGGCGCCCTGAAGGGCAAGGCCCGCCACCTCGACGAGCGGGCGGCCACGGCCGTCGCCGAGGCGACCATCGCCGCCACCGCCACGGTCAGCTCGGTGGCCGAGAAGCCCTACACCCGCCGCCCGTACGCCCCCTTCACCACCTCGACGCTGCAGCAGGAGGCCGGACGCAAGCTCGGCCTCGGCTCCCGGGACGCCATGCGCGTGGCCCAGCGGCTGTACGAGAACGGGTACATCACCTACATGCGTACCGACAGCACCAACCTGTCGGGCGCGGCCGTCTCCGCCGCCCGGGGACAGGCCCGCGACATGTACGGCGCGGACTTCGTGCCCGAGTCGCCGCGGATGTACGGCAAGAAGGCCAAGAACGCCCAGGAGGCGCACGAGGCGATCCGTCCCGCGGGCGACAGGTTCCGTACGCCGGCGCAGGTCGCCGGTGAGCTGCGCGGCGACGAGTTCCGTCTCTACGAGCTGATCTGGAAGCGCACCATCGCCTCACAGATGGCCGACGCCAAGGGCTCGACCGCGACGATCAAGGTCTCCGCCGACCTCGGCGGTTGCGAGGTCGCCAAGACCGCCGAGTACTCCGCCTCGGGCACCGTCATCACCTTCAAGGGCTTCCTCGCCGCGTACGAGGAAGGCACCGACGAGCCGGAGACCAAGGGAGCGAAGGGGGGCGAGGCCCGACTGCCGAAGGTCGCCGAGGGTGCGAACCTCGACGTCGTCGACGCCACCGCCTCCGGTCACGAGACCTCCCCGCCGGCCCGCTACACCGAGGCCTCGCTCGTGAAGATCATGGAGGAGAAGGGGATCGGCCGCCCGTCGACCTACGCCTCGACGATCAGCACGATCCAGGACCGCGGGTACGTGCGCAAGAAGGGCTCCGCGCTCGTCCCGACGTGGCTCGCCTTCGCCGTCACCCGGCTGATGGAGGTGCACTTCACCCGCCTGGTCGACTACGACTTCACCGCCTCGATGGAGGAGGACCTCGACGAGATCGCTTCCGGCTCCGCGCAGCGCGCTGCCTGGCTGCAGCGCTTCTACTACGGCGACGCCAGCGGCACCGAGGGTCTGGCCTCGCTCGTCTCCGACCTGGGTGACATCGATGCCCGCGCGATCTCGACGATCGACATCGGCGACGGGGTCGTCGTGCGCGTCGGCCGCTACGGCCCCTACGTCGAAGAGACCATCCCCACCGGTGTCGACCCGAAGACCGGCGAGGTCTCCGAGGACACGGCGGTCGAGAAGAAGCCCAAGCGCGCCACCATCAACGACGACGTCGCCCCCGACGAGATGACACCCGCGATGGCCCGCGAGCTGCTCGCCCAGGCAGCCGACGACGGTCGCGTCCTCGGGCAGGACCCCGAGACCGGGCGCGACATCATCGTCAAGACCGGCCGCTACGGGCCCTTCGTCACCGAAGTGCTCGAGGAGAGCGAGGCCACGCCCAAGAAGGGCAAGGCCAAGGTCAAGCCCCGCACGGCCTCGCTCTTCAAGACGATGGACCCGGCGACCGTCGAGCTGCCGACCGCGCTGGAGCTGCTCTCGCTGCCCCGCGTCGTCGGTACCGTCACCGAGACCAAGACCGCCGAGGACGGCACCGAGACCCGGGTCGAGGTCGACGTCACCGCGCAGAACGGTCGCTACGGCCCGTACCTGAAGAAGGGCACGGACTCCCGCTCGATGGAGACCGAGGAGCAGATCTTCACGATCACCCTCGAGGAGGCGCAGGCCCTCTACGCGCAGCCGAAGCGACGCGGACGCGCAGCCAAGCCCCCGCTGAAGGAATTCGACGAGGACCCGGCCAGCGGCAAGAAGGTCATCGTCAAGGACGGCCGCTTCGGTCCCTACGTCACCGACGGCGAGACCAACGCGACGCTGCGTCGTGAGGACGACCCGGAGACGATCACCCAGGAACGGGCCTTCGAGCTGCTCGCCGACAAGCGCGCCAAGGGTCCGAGCACCCGCAAGAAGAGCGCCAAGAAGTCGACGAAGAAGACCGCCAAGAAGTCGACGGCGAAGAAGACAACCGCCAAGAAGACCGCGACGAAGAAGGCTGCTGCGAAGAAGTCCTAG
- a CDS encoding pyrimidine dimer DNA glycosylase/endonuclease V yields MRLWSLDPAQLDRAALVSGWREGLLAQAVLLGRTKGYTRHPQLVRFRELDDPAVGVATWLLGLADEADRRGYRFDRSRVVPQADTTLRMTVAEDQLQLEWRHLIAKCERRSPGWAVDLKTQDPRAHPIFAVVSGPVADWERAAS; encoded by the coding sequence ATGCGGCTGTGGAGTCTTGATCCTGCTCAGCTGGACCGGGCCGCCCTGGTCTCCGGATGGCGGGAGGGACTGCTCGCGCAGGCCGTCCTGCTCGGCCGGACGAAGGGGTACACCCGGCACCCCCAGCTCGTGCGCTTTCGGGAGCTGGACGACCCGGCCGTCGGCGTGGCCACCTGGCTCCTCGGGCTCGCCGACGAGGCCGACCGGCGCGGCTACCGCTTCGACCGTTCCCGAGTGGTTCCGCAGGCTGACACCACCCTGCGGATGACCGTCGCCGAGGACCAGCTGCAGCTCGAGTGGCGACACCTGATCGCCAAGTGCGAGCGACGCTCACCGGGCTGGGCGGTGGACCTGAAGACACAGGACCCACGCGCCCACCCGATCTTCGCGGTCGTCAGCGGACCGGTCGCGGACTGGGAGCGCGCCGCGAGCTGA
- a CDS encoding DUF4878 domain-containing protein produces the protein MKKLATAVSIGVLTLGLGACGDDNGPEQTVKTFHQALQEEDYPVFCDTLAPDLIEPLEQAADGASCAEVLEQNSDDLFDDLDQDAELEIIETTVSQDGTAATVSFTVGDNPQEELSLVQVDDEWKIGSLDPAQEPEGS, from the coding sequence ATGAAAAAACTGGCCACTGCCGTGTCGATCGGCGTCCTCACCCTCGGCCTGGGCGCATGCGGCGACGACAACGGCCCGGAGCAGACGGTCAAGACCTTCCACCAGGCCCTCCAGGAGGAGGACTACCCGGTCTTCTGCGACACCCTCGCCCCGGACCTGATCGAGCCGCTCGAGCAGGCGGCCGACGGTGCGAGCTGCGCGGAGGTCCTGGAGCAGAACAGCGACGACCTCTTCGACGATCTCGACCAGGACGCGGAGCTGGAGATCATCGAGACCACGGTCTCCCAGGACGGCACCGCCGCGACCGTCTCCTTCACCGTCGGGGACAACCCGCAGGAGGAGCTGTCGCTGGTGCAGGTCGACGACGAGTGGAAGATCGGCTCGCTGGATCCGGCGCAGGAGCCCGAGGGCTCCTGA
- a CDS encoding ABC transporter ATP-binding protein: protein MSEVTEEEKAAAARRQPGPRGGPPGAGLGMPTESAANFGASARRLIGLLRPQRAVILLATGFAVVGVVLTAIGPRVLGRATDLVFAGVVGQRLPAGTTKEQAVEGLRQSGHGQMADMVSGIPDLVPGQGMDMDAIARVLLIAVALYAGAGLLSFVQNRLVVVAVNRVIMDLRRAVEDKLHVLPLPYLDSQPRGELLSRVTNDIDNLAQSVQQTLGQMLTNIVMVVAMLAMMFSISPLLAVIVLVTIPVSIWLTKVIGTRSQRHFKEQWATTGQVNSIVEETFSGHELVKVFGRQEEVGATFEERNQALQRATFGAQFVSGVIMPVMMFVGNITYVVVAVVGGLRVADGALTLGSVTAFIQYSRQFTMPITQLASMANLVQSGVASAERVFEVLDAPEQRPDPQVPAVPDRSDGRVEFEDVSFSYSPHAPLIENLDLHVEPGQTVAIVGPTGAGKTTLVNLVLRFYELDGGRITLDGVDITQMSRAGLRSRVGMVLQDTWLFGGTIGENIAYGRPGAGRKDVRAAAEATFVDRFVHSLPDGYDTVLTDGASNISAGEKQLITIARAFLSDPDLLILDEATSSVDTRTEKLVQDAMRALRGQRTSFVIAHRLSTIRDADVILVMESGRIVEQGSHDYLLERDGAYARLFRAQFVAPMDDESDPLDPRALAASE, encoded by the coding sequence ATGAGTGAGGTCACCGAGGAGGAGAAGGCCGCTGCCGCGCGTCGACAGCCCGGCCCCCGAGGCGGCCCCCCGGGCGCCGGCCTGGGGATGCCCACCGAGAGTGCTGCGAACTTCGGTGCCTCGGCCCGCCGACTCATCGGGCTGCTGCGACCGCAACGGGCGGTCATCCTGCTCGCGACAGGCTTCGCCGTCGTCGGTGTCGTGCTCACGGCCATCGGCCCGCGCGTCCTCGGTCGGGCGACCGACCTCGTCTTCGCCGGCGTCGTCGGCCAGCGCCTGCCGGCCGGGACGACGAAGGAGCAGGCGGTCGAAGGGCTGCGGCAGTCGGGGCACGGCCAGATGGCCGACATGGTCAGCGGCATCCCCGACCTCGTTCCCGGCCAGGGGATGGACATGGACGCCATCGCCCGGGTGCTCCTGATCGCCGTCGCGCTGTACGCCGGGGCCGGCCTGCTGTCCTTCGTGCAGAACCGCTTGGTCGTCGTCGCCGTGAACCGGGTCATCATGGACCTGCGCCGGGCCGTGGAGGACAAGCTGCACGTGCTCCCGTTGCCCTACCTGGACTCCCAGCCTCGCGGCGAGTTGCTCAGCCGCGTGACCAATGACATCGACAACCTCGCCCAGTCGGTGCAGCAGACCCTGGGGCAGATGCTCACCAACATCGTCATGGTCGTGGCGATGCTCGCGATGATGTTCTCGATCTCGCCGCTGCTCGCGGTCATCGTCCTGGTCACCATCCCCGTCTCGATCTGGCTGACGAAGGTCATCGGTACCCGCAGCCAGCGCCACTTCAAGGAGCAGTGGGCCACCACCGGCCAGGTGAACTCGATCGTCGAGGAGACCTTCAGCGGGCACGAGCTGGTCAAGGTCTTCGGCCGGCAGGAGGAGGTCGGCGCCACGTTCGAGGAGCGCAACCAGGCGCTGCAGCGGGCGACCTTCGGTGCGCAGTTCGTCTCGGGCGTGATCATGCCGGTGATGATGTTCGTCGGGAACATCACCTATGTGGTCGTCGCCGTCGTCGGTGGCCTGCGAGTGGCCGACGGGGCGCTCACCCTGGGCAGCGTCACCGCCTTCATCCAGTACTCGCGGCAGTTCACCATGCCGATCACCCAGCTCGCCTCGATGGCCAACCTCGTCCAGTCCGGGGTGGCCTCGGCCGAGCGGGTCTTCGAGGTGCTCGACGCTCCGGAGCAGCGACCCGACCCGCAGGTGCCGGCCGTGCCGGATCGCTCCGACGGGCGCGTGGAGTTCGAGGACGTCTCCTTCTCCTACTCACCGCACGCCCCGCTGATCGAGAACCTCGACCTGCACGTCGAGCCGGGCCAGACGGTGGCGATCGTCGGCCCGACCGGTGCGGGCAAGACAACGCTGGTCAACCTCGTGCTGCGCTTCTACGAGCTCGACGGCGGACGCATCACCCTCGACGGCGTCGACATCACCCAGATGTCGCGGGCCGGCCTGCGCTCACGCGTCGGCATGGTCCTGCAGGACACGTGGCTCTTCGGCGGGACGATCGGGGAGAACATCGCCTACGGCCGGCCGGGTGCCGGCCGGAAGGACGTGCGCGCCGCGGCCGAGGCGACCTTCGTCGATCGCTTCGTCCACTCCCTTCCCGACGGCTACGACACCGTCCTGACCGACGGAGCGAGCAACATCAGCGCGGGGGAGAAGCAACTGATCACGATCGCGCGAGCCTTCCTCTCCGACCCGGACCTGCTCATCCTCGACGAGGCCACGAGCTCGGTCGACACCCGCACGGAGAAGCTCGTCCAGGACGCGATGCGGGCGCTGCGCGGGCAGCGCACGTCCTTCGTCATCGCGCACCGGCTCTCCACGATCCGCGACGCGGACGTGATCCTCGTCATGGAGTCCGGTCGGATCGTCGAGCAGGGATCGCACGATTACCTGCTCGAGCGCGACGGTGCCTATGCGCGCCTGTTCCGGGCGCAGTTCGTCGCCCCGATGGACGACGAGAGTGATCCGCTCGACCCGCGTGCGCTCGCAGCGAGCGAGTGA
- a CDS encoding SDR family oxidoreductase, which translates to MAGSERRQRVAVAGASGLIGSQVVELARSAGHEVVPLSRSHDVDLTRPQDLAGALTGVDAIVDVTRPSTMDEGEATEFFTTVAVNLGRAAREAGVPRTVVLSIVGIEEGQDFPWYRVTLAHERAVREHAPGVRVLRATQFHEFPEQVLARSRDDDVAPIMDMPTQPVASVEVATVLLEMTTSDEGGDHQIAGPAPERLVDLVTRLCELRGDDVQVVAAAATPQVAGGSALPGPDAELRGPDWWTWAQATHGPPPPGAATTRREHPRSQRAAHPTHER; encoded by the coding sequence ATGGCTGGATCGGAGCGCAGGCAGCGGGTGGCGGTCGCGGGGGCGAGCGGGCTCATCGGGTCGCAAGTGGTCGAGTTGGCGAGGTCCGCAGGCCACGAGGTGGTGCCACTCAGCCGGAGCCACGACGTGGACCTGACGCGACCGCAGGACCTCGCCGGAGCCCTGACGGGTGTTGATGCGATCGTCGACGTCACCCGTCCGTCGACCATGGACGAAGGGGAGGCCACCGAATTCTTCACCACGGTCGCCGTGAACCTCGGTCGGGCCGCGAGGGAGGCAGGCGTCCCGCGCACCGTGGTTCTCTCGATCGTCGGGATCGAGGAGGGTCAGGACTTCCCGTGGTACCGCGTCACCCTCGCCCACGAGCGTGCGGTGCGCGAGCACGCCCCGGGGGTACGGGTGCTGCGTGCGACGCAGTTCCACGAGTTCCCCGAGCAGGTCCTGGCGCGCTCCCGGGACGACGACGTCGCGCCGATCATGGACATGCCGACCCAGCCGGTCGCCTCGGTCGAGGTGGCCACCGTCCTGCTCGAGATGACCACCTCGGACGAAGGGGGCGACCACCAGATCGCCGGCCCCGCACCCGAGCGGCTGGTCGACCTCGTCACTCGGTTGTGCGAGCTGCGTGGCGACGACGTGCAGGTCGTGGCGGCTGCGGCGACGCCACAGGTGGCCGGGGGCTCGGCCCTTCCCGGCCCTGACGCCGAGTTGCGCGGCCCGGACTGGTGGACCTGGGCACAGGCCACCCACGGCCCACCTCCACCGGGCGCTGCCACTACTCGCCGCGAGCATCCTCGGTCGCAACGTGCAGCTCACCCAACGCACGAGCGCTGA
- a CDS encoding AMP-binding protein, translated as MSISPLTAAKTMAKRGMLAPGPPTNQVKQLAALKKWGFGLAGELRQAANRSPKAVAVIDETRGATTYAELLANSERICVILTELGFRPGDRVGLLARNHVQAIEVMCATSAIGIDLVLGNTGLSGPQFAEVCEQQGIKALIHDDEFAEIVGHLPESVAKVTEGELARRVEEAPRPDDLRVPARGGRTIILTSGTTGTPKGAARKTPGGFGPLISVIDRIPLHAGDRILISAPIFHTWGYAAMQLSMALRATIILQRRFRPEAARTALEEQQPQAMFAIPVMLQRMMELPEDPGARVRRNLRVVATSGSAYPSGFTTKFMDAYGDVLYNLYGSTEASWVCIATPENMRRDSNTAGTPPLGTVVKILDDDGREVPAGQTGRIFAGNELVFDGYTNEGKSKDFINGLVSTGDVGHVAGDLYFVDGRDDDMIVSGGENVYPNEVESLLAEHPAVREVSVIGVPDPDFGQRLVAFIALVEGQCLDEDAVKEQVRTHRARHCIPREVVFMDELPRNATGKILNRELRKHFA; from the coding sequence ATGTCCATAAGTCCCCTGACCGCCGCCAAGACCATGGCCAAGCGGGGCATGCTCGCCCCGGGGCCGCCCACCAACCAGGTCAAGCAGCTGGCCGCACTGAAGAAGTGGGGGTTCGGCCTGGCCGGCGAGCTCCGCCAAGCAGCCAACCGCTCGCCGAAGGCCGTCGCCGTCATCGACGAGACCCGTGGTGCCACCACCTACGCCGAGCTGCTGGCCAACTCCGAGAGGATCTGCGTCATCCTCACCGAGCTGGGCTTCAGGCCGGGTGACCGCGTCGGTCTGCTCGCGCGCAACCACGTGCAGGCGATCGAGGTCATGTGCGCCACCTCGGCGATCGGTATCGACCTCGTCCTGGGCAACACGGGCCTGTCCGGGCCGCAGTTCGCCGAGGTCTGCGAGCAGCAGGGGATCAAGGCGCTCATCCACGACGACGAGTTCGCCGAGATCGTGGGTCACCTGCCTGAGTCGGTAGCGAAGGTCACTGAGGGGGAGCTGGCCCGCCGGGTCGAGGAAGCGCCCCGCCCCGACGACCTGAGGGTCCCCGCACGCGGCGGTAGGACGATCATCCTCACCTCCGGCACGACGGGCACGCCCAAGGGTGCTGCCCGCAAGACCCCGGGCGGTTTCGGCCCGCTGATCTCGGTCATCGACCGGATCCCCCTGCACGCCGGCGACCGGATCCTGATCTCCGCGCCGATCTTCCACACGTGGGGTTACGCGGCGATGCAGCTGTCGATGGCGTTGCGCGCCACGATCATCCTGCAGCGCCGCTTCCGGCCCGAGGCCGCCCGCACGGCACTGGAGGAGCAGCAACCGCAGGCGATGTTCGCCATCCCGGTGATGCTCCAGCGGATGATGGAGTTGCCGGAGGACCCGGGGGCCAGGGTCCGCCGGAACCTGCGGGTCGTCGCGACATCGGGGTCGGCCTACCCCTCCGGCTTCACCACGAAGTTCATGGACGCCTACGGCGACGTGCTCTACAACCTCTACGGCTCGACCGAGGCCTCCTGGGTGTGCATCGCGACGCCGGAGAACATGCGCCGCGACTCCAACACCGCCGGCACCCCGCCGCTCGGCACGGTCGTGAAGATCCTCGACGACGACGGCCGCGAGGTCCCTGCCGGGCAGACGGGGCGCATCTTCGCGGGGAACGAGCTCGTCTTCGACGGGTACACCAACGAGGGCAAGTCCAAGGACTTCATCAACGGTCTGGTCTCCACCGGCGACGTGGGCCACGTCGCCGGCGACCTGTACTTCGTCGACGGCCGTGACGACGACATGATCGTCAGCGGTGGCGAGAACGTGTATCCGAACGAGGTCGAATCGCTGCTCGCCGAGCACCCCGCAGTGCGCGAGGTGTCCGTGATCGGTGTCCCGGATCCCGACTTCGGGCAGCGGCTGGTCGCCTTCATCGCCCTCGTCGAAGGACAGTGCCTCGACGAGGACGCGGTCAAGGAGCAGGTGCGCACCCACCGGGCCCGCCACTGCATCCCGCGCGAGGTGGTCTTCATGGACGAGCTGCCGCGCAACGCGACCGGCAAGATCCTCAACCGGGAGCTGCGCAAGCACTTCGCGTGA
- a CDS encoding ABC transporter transmembrane domain-containing protein has product MLIRLWRTHLGRRRGLLVGLMTLQLLATLAALTLPSLNGRIIDEGVAVGDTGFILRAGAVMLGVSLVQIFATIGVAWIASRCSSGLAAQVRSDLFARVGRFSAQEMGRFGAPTLISRSTNDVQQVQLVTNLSLATMLSAPIMMVGGIIMALQEDSGLAWLVAVAVPVLGIGVGLLVTRMVPGFRTMQASVDAVNRILREQITGVRVVRAFVRERQERERFAVANRRYTASAVRVGNLFAVVFPLAMVVLNLSMVAVVWFGAHRIDAGQMSVGSLTAFMAYLTQILMSVVMATMMTMMIPRAAVASGRIGEVLDTRSSVAEPGEAVRLPEGPLDVRLERVTFTYPGAEVPVLHEVDLLARPGTTTAVIGSTGAGKTTLVGLVPRLYDVTSGVVRLGGVDVRDVALDDVWARIGLVPQQAFLFSGTIASNLRHGAPEASDEELWAALAVAQAADFVRDQGGLETTVGQGGGNLSGGQRQRLAMARAIVRRPDVYLFDDSFSALDAATDARLRAALRPWTRQAAVIVVAQRVASIMDADQIVVLEDGRVVGHGTHRELMDDCDTYLEIVESQATEDAA; this is encoded by the coding sequence GTGCTGATTCGACTGTGGCGCACCCACCTGGGTCGTCGGCGGGGTCTGCTCGTCGGCCTGATGACCCTCCAGCTGCTCGCGACCCTGGCCGCCTTGACCCTGCCGAGCCTCAACGGCCGGATCATCGACGAGGGCGTGGCGGTCGGCGACACCGGATTCATCCTGCGTGCCGGTGCGGTGATGCTCGGCGTCTCCCTCGTCCAGATCTTCGCAACCATCGGGGTCGCATGGATCGCCTCCCGCTGCTCCTCGGGGTTGGCAGCGCAGGTGCGCTCCGACCTCTTCGCGCGCGTCGGGAGGTTCAGCGCCCAGGAGATGGGCCGGTTCGGTGCCCCGACCCTGATCTCGCGCAGCACCAACGACGTGCAGCAGGTCCAGCTGGTGACCAACCTCTCTCTGGCGACGATGCTCAGCGCGCCGATCATGATGGTCGGCGGCATCATCATGGCGCTGCAGGAGGACAGCGGACTGGCGTGGCTCGTCGCCGTCGCCGTCCCGGTCCTCGGCATCGGCGTCGGGCTCCTCGTCACCCGCATGGTTCCGGGGTTCCGCACGATGCAGGCCAGTGTCGACGCGGTCAACCGCATCCTGCGCGAGCAGATCACCGGAGTGCGGGTGGTGCGCGCCTTCGTCCGGGAGAGGCAGGAGCGGGAGCGGTTCGCCGTGGCCAACCGCCGGTACACCGCATCCGCAGTGCGGGTGGGCAACCTCTTCGCTGTCGTCTTTCCCCTCGCGATGGTGGTGCTCAACCTCTCGATGGTCGCGGTCGTGTGGTTCGGTGCGCACCGCATCGACGCCGGCCAGATGAGCGTCGGCTCGCTCACCGCCTTCATGGCCTACCTGACCCAGATCCTGATGTCGGTGGTCATGGCCACGATGATGACGATGATGATCCCGCGCGCCGCCGTGGCCTCGGGTCGCATCGGCGAGGTCCTCGACACCCGCTCCAGCGTCGCCGAGCCGGGTGAAGCGGTCCGGCTGCCCGAGGGGCCGCTCGACGTGCGCCTCGAGCGGGTCACCTTCACCTACCCGGGGGCGGAGGTGCCGGTCCTGCACGAGGTCGACCTGCTCGCCCGTCCCGGGACGACCACGGCCGTCATCGGCTCGACCGGTGCCGGCAAGACGACCCTCGTCGGACTCGTCCCCCGCCTCTACGACGTCACCTCCGGCGTCGTGCGGCTCGGTGGGGTCGACGTGCGCGACGTCGCCCTCGACGACGTGTGGGCGCGCATCGGCCTGGTGCCGCAGCAGGCCTTCCTCTTCTCGGGCACGATCGCGAGCAATCTGCGCCACGGCGCACCGGAGGCGAGCGACGAGGAGTTGTGGGCCGCACTTGCGGTGGCCCAGGCCGCCGACTTCGTCCGTGACCAGGGAGGGCTGGAGACCACCGTCGGCCAGGGCGGCGGCAACCTCTCCGGGGGGCAGCGCCAGCGGCTGGCCATGGCCCGGGCGATCGTGCGGCGACCGGATGTGTACCTCTTCGACGACTCCTTCTCCGCGCTCGACGCCGCCACCGACGCCCGGCTGCGCGCCGCTCTTCGCCCATGGACCCGACAGGCGGCGGTGATCGTCGTCGCCCAACGGGTCGCCTCGATCATGGACGCCGACCAGATCGTCGTCCTCGAGGACGGGAGGGTCGTCGGGCACGGCACCCACCGCGAGCTGATGGACGACTGCGACACGTACCTCGAGATCGTCGAGTCCCAGGCCACCGAGGACGCGGCATGA